The Polaribacter tangerinus genome has a segment encoding these proteins:
- a CDS encoding DUF4286 family protein: MYIYNVTMNIDENIHKEWLLWIESHITAVLDTGKFTAAKLTQVLVDEDMGGTTYSVQYSANSREDLDNYYKLHADDLRQEAAQKFGNKMLAFRTELKIVNNYYATAKKQ; this comes from the coding sequence ATGTACATCTACAATGTAACAATGAATATAGATGAAAATATTCACAAAGAATGGCTTTTATGGATAGAATCTCATATTACAGCAGTTTTAGATACCGGTAAATTTACAGCCGCAAAATTAACCCAAGTTTTAGTTGATGAAGATATGGGAGGCACTACATACTCTGTTCAATACTCTGCAAACTCAAGAGAAGATTTAGACAATTATTATAAATTGCATGCAGATGATTTACGACAAGAAGCGGCTCAAAAATTTGGCAACAAAATGCTTGCTTTTAGAACAGAATTAAAAATTGTAAATAACTATTATGCCACTGCGAAAAAACAATAA
- a CDS encoding molybdenum cofactor biosynthesis protein MoaE has product MQRTSIKITLNKLDLQACYRFVDDATCGGIVAFVGTVRNDTHGKEVKKLAFSTYKPMAIKEMQKIATLALEKFSIHKIAIHHAEGTLFIGEIPVIITVSAKHRKAAFEACEFAIGTLKETVPIWKKEYFSDGDVWVNAHP; this is encoded by the coding sequence ATGCAGCGAACTTCCATTAAAATAACGTTAAATAAATTAGATTTACAGGCTTGCTATCGTTTTGTAGATGATGCAACATGTGGAGGAATTGTAGCCTTTGTTGGCACTGTTAGAAACGACACCCATGGTAAGGAAGTTAAAAAGTTAGCGTTTTCTACATATAAACCAATGGCAATAAAAGAAATGCAAAAAATTGCTACGCTAGCATTAGAAAAATTTTCCATTCATAAAATTGCTATTCATCATGCAGAAGGCACCTTGTTTATTGGAGAAATTCCCGTAATTATTACGGTTTCTGCCAAACATAGAAAGGCCGCTTTTGAAGCCTGTGAATTTGCTATAGGCACTTTAAAGGAAACAGTTCCAATCTGGAAAAAGGAGTATTTTTCTGATGGTGATGTGTGGGTAAATGCACACCCATAA
- a CDS encoding DUF5686 and carboxypeptidase regulatory-like domain-containing protein: protein MKKHILLFTLLITGVFNAQVQGTVTDIKGEPLPFVSVYLNNTITGTTTNDNGDYILKLQKAGKYTVVFQFLGYTTLKKEIVITKFPFNLDAVLKEENVQLNEITISTKDNPANRIIRNTIANKDINTNKYANYTAKFYSRGLTRIKDAPEKFFGQSTGDFGGGLDSTRSGIIYLSETFSEISYQKKPKRFKERIVASKVSGQDNGVSFNRAEDSNIDLYQNTIAVFNDIISPISINAFSYYKYKLVGTFYDKNGKLINKIQLIPKRKGARVFEGFVYIVEDDWALYGADLSTTGAQVNIPIVNSLKLKQGYNYSDKINAWVLISQVIDFDISIFGFKPNGKFSYTYSDYNFKPNFLEGTFTNEVLSFEKNATEKDSVFWNKLRPVALTQEEVEDYKIKDSIKTLRKSKKYLDSIDAKGNKFGWSDPITGYSHRNSYENKTFSYNGPLFNSGFNTVQGFYSSAGFSYFKQLNKKGKWWNASVDVNYGFSEKKVRPTFYFNKKWDNLSKPRLAISGGITTEQFNSREPIMNLNNTIASLFYRLNFLKIYEKTFARIGYSEEIRNGVYLSSSLEYAKRTPLFNTSNYSFAKQSVNGYTSNNPLAVSDFTNPAFNEHTIATLNVGTTIIFSQKYISYPDRKQREGNSKYPTLSLNYRKTFGAENTNLNSDLLVANIRQDINTGIYGNFSYHLRGGAFLEKKDIAFMDKLQANGNQLLFPIDRTLNSFNLLEYYKFYTNDKYAEMHVEHNFRGAFLGKIPLLNKLNFHLVAGGKALFMADKKPYTEYSVGLANVGFGKWRFLRVEYVKATYGTFTENGFVFRINLF, encoded by the coding sequence ATGAAAAAACATATTTTATTATTTACCTTACTTATAACGGGCGTTTTTAATGCTCAAGTTCAGGGGACAGTTACAGATATTAAAGGAGAACCACTACCATTTGTAAGTGTTTATTTAAACAATACAATTACCGGAACGACTACAAATGATAATGGAGACTATATTTTAAAACTACAAAAAGCAGGAAAATACACAGTTGTTTTTCAGTTTTTAGGATATACAACTTTAAAGAAAGAGATAGTAATTACTAAATTTCCTTTTAATTTAGATGCCGTTTTAAAAGAAGAAAACGTACAGTTAAATGAAATTACTATTTCTACTAAAGACAATCCTGCAAATAGAATTATAAGAAATACCATTGCAAATAAAGATATTAACACAAACAAATATGCCAATTATACTGCAAAGTTTTATTCGAGAGGTTTAACAAGAATAAAAGATGCTCCAGAAAAATTTTTCGGACAGTCTACGGGAGATTTTGGTGGAGGTTTAGATTCTACAAGAAGTGGAATTATTTATTTATCGGAAACTTTTTCTGAAATATCGTATCAAAAAAAACCAAAAAGATTTAAAGAAAGAATTGTAGCTTCTAAGGTTTCTGGGCAAGACAATGGTGTAAGTTTTAACAGAGCAGAAGATTCAAATATAGATTTATACCAAAATACAATAGCTGTTTTTAACGATATAATTTCACCTATTTCTATCAATGCTTTTTCATATTATAAATATAAATTAGTAGGAACTTTTTACGATAAGAATGGCAAGTTAATTAATAAAATACAGTTAATTCCTAAACGAAAAGGAGCCCGTGTTTTTGAAGGATTTGTTTATATTGTAGAAGACGATTGGGCACTTTATGGAGCCGATTTATCTACCACTGGCGCACAAGTAAACATTCCGATTGTAAATTCGTTAAAGCTTAAACAAGGGTATAATTATTCCGATAAAATAAACGCATGGGTTTTAATTAGTCAGGTAATAGATTTTGATATCTCAATTTTCGGATTTAAGCCTAACGGAAAGTTTTCTTACACTTATTCCGATTATAATTTTAAGCCAAATTTTTTAGAAGGTACTTTTACTAATGAAGTACTTTCTTTTGAAAAGAATGCTACAGAAAAAGACAGTGTTTTTTGGAACAAATTAAGGCCAGTGGCTTTAACACAAGAAGAGGTTGAAGACTACAAAATAAAAGATAGTATAAAAACACTAAGAAAGTCTAAAAAGTATTTAGACTCGATAGACGCCAAAGGAAATAAGTTTGGTTGGTCAGATCCTATTACAGGATATTCTCATAGAAATTCTTATGAAAATAAAACGTTTTCTTACAACGGACCTTTATTTAATTCAGGTTTTAACACCGTACAAGGATTTTATTCTTCTGCAGGATTTAGCTATTTTAAGCAATTAAACAAAAAAGGAAAATGGTGGAATGCTAGTGTTGATGTAAATTATGGTTTTTCAGAAAAAAAAGTAAGACCCACTTTTTATTTTAACAAGAAATGGGATAATTTGTCGAAACCAAGATTGGCAATTTCTGGAGGAATTACTACAGAACAGTTTAATAGCAGAGAGCCAATAATGAACTTAAATAATACAATAGCGTCTTTGTTTTACAGGTTAAACTTTTTAAAAATTTATGAAAAAACCTTTGCAAGAATTGGCTACTCCGAAGAAATTAGAAACGGAGTTTATCTTTCGTCATCATTAGAATATGCCAAAAGAACGCCACTTTTTAATACTTCAAATTATTCTTTTGCCAAACAAAGCGTTAATGGCTACACATCTAACAATCCGTTGGCTGTTTCAGATTTTACCAATCCTGCTTTTAACGAGCACACAATTGCTACCTTAAATGTAGGTACTACCATTATTTTTTCACAAAAATATATTTCGTATCCAGACAGAAAACAACGTGAAGGAAATAGTAAATACCCAACACTATCTTTAAATTATAGAAAAACATTTGGTGCAGAAAATACTAATTTAAATTCCGATTTACTGGTAGCTAATATTCGTCAAGATATCAACACAGGAATATATGGTAACTTTTCTTATCACTTAAGAGGAGGTGCTTTTTTAGAGAAGAAAGATATTGCTTTTATGGATAAGCTTCAAGCAAACGGAAACCAACTGTTATTTCCGATAGATAGAACATTAAATAGTTTTAATCTGTTAGAATATTACAAGTTTTATACCAATGATAAATATGCAGAAATGCATGTAGAACATAACTTTAGAGGGGCTTTTTTAGGAAAAATACCACTGTTAAACAAGTTAAATTTTCACCTAGTAGCAGGAGGAAAAGCCTTATTTATGGCAGATAAAAAACCGTATACAGAGTATTCTGTAGGTCTTGCAAATGTAGGTTTTGGAAAATGGCGTTTTTTGCGAGTAGAATATGTAAAAGCTACTTATGGTACTTTCACAGAAAATGGATTTGTTTTTAGAATAAATCTCTTTTAA
- a CDS encoding ribonucleotide-diphosphate reductase subunit beta, whose translation MEITQIIKRDSETSIFELEKITKAIEKAMLSVNNGTRRDAVAIANIVNGTLLERKLKEPDYTPTVEQVQDIVEFKLMDSPFHDVAKAYILYRNEQSRIRKSNIFEKRLNLKPYDYPALNEYVDAIRHSYWIHTEFNYTSDIQDFKATLTEVERSAIKNTMLAISQIEVAVKTFWGDIYKKMPKPEIGAVGSTFSESEVRHHDAYSHLLEILGLNNEFKNLKKNPVMMRRVNYLERALKNVNSEDNKEFSESIILFSLFIEHVSLFSQFLIIMAFNKHKNVLKGISNVVEATSKEEQIHGDFGIDLIKIIKEENPEWFDEDHSLIVQETCKEAYLSESKIIDWIFENGELDFLPKNVIKEFIKNRFNNSLGSIGIPKIFDVDEELLAQTDWFDDEIIGTKHGDFFVKRSINYSKRTKSITSDDLF comes from the coding sequence GTGGAAATTACACAAATTATCAAAAGAGATTCTGAAACGAGTATTTTCGAATTAGAAAAAATTACAAAAGCCATCGAAAAAGCGATGCTTTCTGTAAATAATGGTACAAGAAGAGATGCAGTAGCCATCGCAAACATTGTAAACGGAACTTTATTGGAAAGGAAGTTAAAAGAACCCGATTACACGCCCACGGTAGAACAGGTACAAGATATTGTAGAATTTAAGTTAATGGATAGTCCGTTTCATGATGTTGCTAAAGCCTACATCTTATACAGAAACGAACAAAGCCGTATTAGAAAAAGTAATATTTTCGAAAAGCGCTTAAACTTAAAGCCATACGACTATCCAGCCTTAAATGAGTATGTAGATGCTATTAGACACTCATACTGGATTCACACAGAATTTAATTACACAAGCGATATTCAAGATTTTAAAGCTACACTAACAGAAGTAGAAAGAAGTGCTATAAAAAATACGATGTTAGCAATTTCTCAAATAGAAGTTGCAGTAAAAACTTTTTGGGGAGACATTTATAAAAAAATGCCAAAACCAGAAATTGGTGCCGTTGGTTCTACTTTTTCAGAAAGTGAAGTTCGTCATCATGACGCATATTCTCATTTATTAGAAATTTTGGGTTTAAACAATGAGTTTAAAAACTTAAAGAAAAACCCTGTAATGATGCGCCGCGTAAACTATTTAGAACGTGCATTAAAAAATGTAAATAGCGAGGATAACAAAGAGTTTTCAGAGTCTATAATATTGTTTTCTTTATTTATAGAGCATGTATCATTGTTTTCTCAGTTTTTAATTATCATGGCATTTAACAAGCATAAAAATGTGCTTAAAGGAATTTCTAATGTTGTAGAAGCAACCTCTAAAGAAGAGCAAATTCATGGAGATTTTGGTATCGACTTAATTAAAATTATCAAAGAAGAAAATCCAGAATGGTTTGATGAAGACCACAGTTTAATTGTACAAGAAACTTGTAAAGAAGCATATTTGTCTGAAAGTAAAATTATTGACTGGATTTTTGAAAATGGAGAATTAGACTTTTTACCTAAAAATGTTATTAAAGAATTTATAAAAAATAGATTTAACAACTCTTTAGGAAGTATTGGTATTCCGAAAATATTTGATGTTGATGAAGAATTATTGGCTCAAACAGATTGGTTTGATGATGAGATTATAGGAACCAAGCACGGAGATTTCTTTGTAAAAAGATCTATTAACTACAGTAAAAGAACAAAAAGTATAACTAGCGACGATTTATTTTAG
- a CDS encoding DUF3817 domain-containing protein, with protein sequence MKNIFRIVSFLEGISYLLLLFVAVPIKYFQGNDSYVKMLGMPHGILFMLYIVLAIVIQKQMKWNFKDMVIVLLASILPFGTFYVDKKYLQ encoded by the coding sequence ATGAAAAACATATTTAGAATTGTAAGTTTCTTAGAGGGCATTTCGTACTTATTGCTTTTGTTTGTTGCTGTACCAATAAAATATTTTCAAGGAAACGACTCTTATGTAAAAATGTTAGGAATGCCACACGGAATTCTTTTTATGTTATACATTGTATTGGCAATTGTTATCCAAAAACAAATGAAATGGAATTTTAAGGATATGGTAATTGTTCTTTTAGCGTCTATTTTGCCTTTTGGAACTTTTTATGTTGATAAAAAATACTTACAGTAA
- a CDS encoding COX15/CtaA family protein has protein sequence MKSRFPKIVQVAIISVYLIFLAGSVVRMTGSGMGCPDWPKCFGYYIPPTSEDQITWKPNTSYKKGIIIIREETLYVADHAIESGANFNPENWSAYTKHDYNKFNKFHTWTEYINRLVSVLAGFVFLFLIYGAFKNRKKDTRIPILASLAFLLMLFEAWLGKTVVDSNLNPTTITIHMVVGLIIIALLLALKFIVSNKKTFKYNKTFNTLLIVSVVFSLIQIAMGTQVRQFIDEQVKLFGFENKNHSLMNPSFKFYFHRSFTIAIVLVNLGLFYLNQVKNLGYKLVNWIVFLIFLETITGILMYYAAIPIGTQAIHLMAGALMFGMQFYLWMQNRFGKVA, from the coding sequence ATGAAAAGTAGGTTTCCAAAAATTGTTCAAGTTGCTATAATTTCGGTGTATTTAATTTTTTTAGCAGGTTCTGTCGTACGGATGACAGGCTCGGGAATGGGATGCCCAGATTGGCCAAAATGTTTTGGCTATTACATTCCTCCAACCTCTGAAGATCAAATTACCTGGAAACCCAATACCTCTTATAAAAAAGGTATTATCATTATAAGAGAGGAAACCTTATATGTAGCAGATCACGCCATAGAGTCTGGCGCAAATTTTAATCCCGAAAACTGGTCGGCATATACAAAGCACGACTACAATAAGTTTAACAAGTTTCATACTTGGACAGAATATATAAATAGACTTGTTTCTGTATTAGCTGGTTTTGTGTTTCTTTTTTTAATATACGGTGCTTTTAAAAATAGAAAAAAAGATACAAGAATTCCAATATTAGCTTCCTTAGCATTTTTGTTAATGCTTTTCGAGGCATGGTTAGGAAAAACAGTAGTAGACAGCAACTTAAACCCAACTACTATTACTATTCATATGGTGGTGGGTCTTATAATTATTGCTCTTTTACTTGCCCTAAAGTTTATTGTTTCTAACAAAAAAACCTTCAAATACAACAAAACTTTTAACACCTTACTTATTGTGTCGGTTGTTTTTTCTTTAATTCAAATTGCTATGGGAACTCAAGTTCGGCAGTTTATAGATGAGCAGGTAAAATTATTTGGTTTCGAAAACAAAAACCATAGTTTAATGAATCCTAGTTTTAAATTCTACTTCCACAGATCTTTTACAATTGCTATTGTACTTGTCAATTTAGGGTTATTTTATCTTAATCAAGTTAAAAATCTAGGCTATAAGTTGGTTAATTGGATTGTATTCTTAATCTTTTTAGAAACAATTACAGGAATTTTAATGTATTATGCCGCAATTCCTATTGGTACACAAGCTATTCATTTAATGGCTGGAGCACTAATGTTTGGAATGCAATTTTATCTATGGATGCAAAATAGATTTGGAAAAGTAGCGTAA
- the rsmA gene encoding 16S rRNA (adenine(1518)-N(6)/adenine(1519)-N(6))-dimethyltransferase RsmA, protein MSVKAKKHLGQHFLTDEGIAKDIANTLTENGYENILEIGPGMGVLTKYLLQRKSKTTVIELDRESIAYLNDVFPVEQLNLVTSKDKFEVIEGDFLKKDLLQLFPNKQVAIIGNFPYNISTQIVFKAIENRDFVPEFAGMFQKEVAQRIAEKQGSKIYGILSVLTQAFYDVEYLFTVPPSVFNPPPKVDSGVIRLIRKKDYSLPVDEKLFFRVVKTAFNQRRKMLRSSLKSFNLSDSLKEATIFAKRPEQLSVEEFIELTKKIAKDGI, encoded by the coding sequence TTGTCTGTAAAAGCAAAAAAACATTTAGGTCAGCATTTTTTAACCGATGAGGGTATTGCAAAAGATATTGCAAACACCTTAACAGAAAATGGATACGAAAATATTTTAGAAATAGGTCCAGGTATGGGCGTATTAACAAAATACCTTTTACAAAGAAAGTCGAAAACAACAGTAATAGAATTAGACCGAGAATCTATTGCTTACTTAAATGATGTTTTTCCGGTAGAACAATTAAACCTAGTTACTTCAAAAGACAAGTTTGAAGTAATAGAAGGAGATTTTTTAAAGAAAGACTTACTTCAATTATTTCCAAACAAACAGGTAGCAATTATTGGTAATTTCCCTTACAATATTTCTACTCAAATTGTTTTTAAAGCAATTGAAAATAGAGATTTTGTACCAGAATTTGCCGGAATGTTTCAAAAAGAAGTAGCCCAAAGAATTGCAGAAAAACAAGGCAGTAAAATATATGGTATTTTATCTGTTTTAACACAAGCTTTCTACGATGTAGAATACCTTTTTACGGTTCCGCCAAGCGTCTTTAACCCACCGCCTAAAGTAGATTCTGGCGTTATAAGACTTATTAGAAAAAAAGATTACTCGCTTCCAGTAGATGAAAAACTATTTTTTAGAGTTGTTAAAACAGCTTTTAATCAACGAAGAAAAATGTTGCGTTCTAGCCTAAAATCTTTTAATCTTTCCGATTCTTTAAAAGAAGCTACTATATTTGCAAAAAGACCGGAACAATTATCGGTAGAAGAATTTATAGAATTGACTAAAAAAATTGCAAAGGATGGCATTTGA
- a CDS encoding ribonucleoside-diphosphate reductase subunit alpha — translation MNQNDTKTTELTAHEQLIQARNAARKEMLKNNEDPEITWLTENSRKFLESGYLTKDTTPEQRIREIADNAERILKIDGFSDKFYKYMAAGYYSLASPVWSNFGKKRGLPISCFGSHVADDMGDILFSQSEVGMMSKLGGGTSGYFGKLRERGAEVKNNGSSSGSVHIMQLFEKMVDVVSQGSVRRGRFSPYLPVDHPDIKEFLEIGTEGNPIQELTHGVTVGNQWMEEMISGDVEKRSIWAKILQRRGEIGYPYILFRDNANNGTVDVYKDKKHEIYASNLCTEIMLPSNDDWSFVCCLSSINLLHYDKWKDTDAVETLTYFLDAVMEEFITKLEVYKDSDNRDDQFTFRFMEKAYNFAKDNRALGLGALGWHSLLQSKMLAFDSPEAYELNSEIFKLIKEKSYKASEEMAVKYGEPAILKGYGRRNTTLNAVAPTTSSAFILGQVSQGIEPIWSNIYVKDIAKIKTTIKNPILEKVLEEKGMNTKDVWRSIRDNDGSVLHLDFLTEAEKDVFRTYSEIDQKVIVYQAANRQNHIDQGQSINIMVHPDMPIKEVNDVYITAWKLGVKSMYYQHSMNAAQKFKQKKECASCEG, via the coding sequence ATGAACCAGAACGATACAAAAACAACAGAACTTACAGCACACGAACAATTAATTCAAGCAAGAAACGCCGCTAGAAAAGAGATGCTGAAAAACAATGAAGACCCAGAAATTACTTGGTTAACAGAAAATAGCCGTAAATTTTTAGAATCGGGTTATTTAACTAAAGATACAACACCAGAGCAAAGAATACGCGAAATTGCAGATAATGCAGAACGTATTTTAAAAATAGACGGATTTTCAGATAAATTTTACAAGTACATGGCAGCGGGTTATTATTCGTTGGCGTCTCCGGTTTGGTCTAACTTTGGTAAAAAAAGAGGTTTGCCAATTAGTTGTTTTGGTTCTCATGTAGCAGATGATATGGGAGATATTTTATTCTCTCAATCAGAAGTAGGAATGATGTCTAAACTAGGTGGAGGTACTTCGGGTTATTTTGGTAAACTTCGCGAAAGAGGAGCTGAAGTAAAAAACAATGGTTCGTCTTCTGGATCAGTACATATTATGCAACTCTTCGAAAAAATGGTAGATGTTGTAAGTCAAGGTTCTGTTAGAAGAGGTCGTTTTTCCCCATATTTACCAGTAGATCATCCAGATATTAAAGAGTTTTTAGAAATTGGAACAGAAGGAAACCCTATTCAAGAGTTAACTCATGGTGTAACTGTTGGTAACCAATGGATGGAAGAAATGATTTCTGGAGATGTAGAAAAAAGAAGTATTTGGGCAAAAATTTTACAGCGTAGAGGAGAAATAGGATATCCATATATTTTATTTAGAGATAACGCAAACAATGGTACGGTAGATGTTTACAAAGACAAAAAGCATGAAATTTATGCAAGTAACTTGTGTACAGAGATTATGTTACCATCTAATGACGATTGGTCTTTTGTTTGCTGCTTATCATCAATAAACTTATTACATTATGATAAGTGGAAAGATACTGACGCTGTAGAAACACTAACGTATTTCTTAGACGCTGTAATGGAAGAGTTTATTACTAAGTTAGAGGTTTATAAAGATTCTGATAATAGAGATGACCAGTTTACATTCCGTTTTATGGAGAAAGCTTACAACTTTGCTAAAGACAACAGAGCTTTAGGTTTGGGCGCTTTGGGTTGGCATTCTTTATTACAGTCTAAAATGTTGGCTTTTGATAGCCCAGAAGCTTACGAACTCAATAGCGAAATCTTTAAATTGATTAAAGAAAAGTCGTACAAAGCATCTGAAGAAATGGCAGTTAAATATGGTGAGCCAGCAATTTTAAAGGGTTATGGTAGAAGAAACACTACTTTAAATGCTGTTGCACCAACAACATCATCTGCTTTTATTTTAGGTCAAGTTTCTCAAGGAATTGAGCCAATATGGTCTAATATTTATGTAAAAGATATTGCTAAAATTAAAACGACTATTAAAAACCCTATTTTAGAAAAAGTTTTAGAAGAAAAGGGGATGAACACAAAAGACGTTTGGAGAAGTATTAGAGACAACGATGGTTCTGTACTACATTTAGACTTTTTAACTGAAGCAGAAAAAGATGTGTTTAGAACTTATTCTGAAATAGACCAAAAAGTAATTGTATATCAGGCAGCGAACAGACAAAATCATATCGATCAAGGTCAGTCTATCAACATTATGGTGCATCCAGATATGCCAATTAAAGAAGTGAATGATGTATATATTACAGCATGGAAATTAGGTGTAAAATCGATGTATTATCAACACAGTATGAATGCAGCACAGAAATTTAAACAAAAGAAAGAATGTGCAAGTTGTGAAGGATAA
- the moaD gene encoding molybdopterin converting factor subunit 1, producing the protein MNVTVLFFGITTDLVETSETVFSLDKKVTVKDFKQLLIEKYPNLTNLTTYAIAVNEAYATDSILLADGDVVAVIPPVSGG; encoded by the coding sequence ATGAATGTAACTGTTTTGTTTTTTGGAATAACCACAGATTTGGTAGAAACTTCAGAAACTGTTTTCTCTTTAGATAAAAAAGTTACTGTAAAAGATTTTAAACAACTCTTAATAGAAAAATACCCAAATCTCACCAACCTTACAACCTATGCAATTGCCGTAAATGAAGCGTATGCAACAGATAGTATTTTACTAGCCGATGGTGATGTTGTTGCTGTAATTCCGCCAGTTAGCGGAGGATAG
- the mgtE gene encoding magnesium transporter, translating into MAFEITADFLEKIVGLIYEKNDSAIKKLFAEVHFADIAEVLDEVNFEEAIYIIKLLDSEKTSEILTELDEDIREKILENLSAQEIADEVGEMDTDDAADIIGELSEERQKKVINALEDDDLAADIKELLSYEENTAGALMAKELVKVYETWTVAGCMRRIRGQAKEVTRVHSIYVVNKEDKLVGRLSLKDLIIAKSDQKIADIAKDTVDFVMVDEEDETVAKIMAKYDLEAIPVVDKNHVLLGRITIDDIVDVLKEEADKDYQMAAGLTQDVDSDDSILQLTKARLPWLFLGLIGGVGAFIIMEGFQSVFAKYATLFFFTPLIAAMAGNVGVQSSAIIVQGLANDDVKGSINSRLFKEMLLAALNGIILALFLFLFVWAYQGKLDLAMAISVSLVVVIIIAGLIGTFVPLFLNKRGIDPAIATGPFITTSNDIFGILIYFMIAKLILGI; encoded by the coding sequence ATGGCATTTGAAATTACAGCAGATTTTCTAGAAAAAATTGTCGGACTCATCTATGAGAAAAATGATTCAGCAATAAAAAAATTATTTGCAGAGGTTCACTTTGCAGATATTGCAGAGGTTTTAGACGAAGTAAATTTCGAAGAAGCAATTTATATCATTAAGCTTTTAGACAGTGAAAAAACATCTGAAATTCTTACAGAATTAGATGAAGATATTCGAGAAAAAATATTAGAAAACTTGTCTGCACAAGAAATTGCAGATGAAGTTGGCGAAATGGATACCGATGATGCCGCAGATATTATTGGAGAACTGTCTGAAGAACGTCAGAAAAAAGTAATAAATGCACTAGAAGATGATGATTTAGCTGCCGATATTAAAGAACTTCTGTCTTACGAAGAAAATACCGCCGGTGCTTTAATGGCTAAAGAATTGGTAAAAGTGTATGAAACATGGACTGTTGCTGGATGTATGCGTAGAATACGCGGACAAGCAAAAGAAGTAACCAGAGTACACTCAATTTATGTCGTAAATAAAGAAGATAAACTAGTTGGTAGACTTTCTTTAAAAGATTTAATTATTGCAAAATCCGACCAAAAAATTGCCGACATTGCTAAAGACACTGTAGATTTTGTAATGGTAGATGAAGAGGATGAAACGGTAGCAAAAATTATGGCAAAGTACGATTTAGAAGCCATACCCGTTGTAGATAAAAACCATGTTTTATTAGGTAGAATTACTATTGATGATATTGTTGATGTTTTAAAAGAAGAAGCCGATAAAGATTACCAAATGGCAGCTGGTTTAACTCAAGATGTAGACTCTGATGATAGTATTTTACAACTTACTAAAGCACGTTTACCGTGGCTTTTTCTTGGCTTAATTGGAGGGGTTGGTGCTTTTATTATTATGGAAGGCTTTCAAAGTGTTTTTGCAAAATATGCAACACTGTTTTTCTTTACACCACTTATTGCTGCTATGGCAGGAAATGTTGGGGTACAATCTTCTGCAATTATTGTACAAGGCTTGGCAAATGATGATGTAAAAGGAAGTATTAATAGTAGACTTTTTAAAGAAATGCTATTAGCTGCATTAAACGGTATTATTTTAGCCTTATTTTTATTTCTTTTTGTTTGGGCTTATCAAGGTAAACTAGACCTTGCAATGGCAATTTCTGTATCTTTAGTAGTTGTTATTATTATTGCAGGTCTTATTGGTACTTTTGTGCCTTTATTTTTAAATAAAAGAGGTATAGATCCTGCAATTGCAACAGGACCATTTATAACAACCTCGAATGATATTTTCGGAATTTTAATCTATTTTATGATTGCTAAATTAATTTTAGGAATATAA